A single region of the Pantoea phytobeneficialis genome encodes:
- a CDS encoding amino acid ABC transporter ATP-binding protein — MSLVVINAVKKSFGPNEVLRGITTTVDRGDIVTIIGKSGSGKSTLLRCINGLEKPDSGSIHVGGLPVGGSPAELQKLRQNVGMVFQSFNLFPHLTAAENVTLAPLLTRRITKAEAPALAKRLLEQVGLGQKRDAFPSSLSGGQQQRVAIARALAMSPEVMLFDEATSALDPELVGEVLRVMEDLAKEGMTMIAVTHEMAFARKVSSKVIFMHQGEVWESGPPAEVFGAPRTPELQRFVQTPV; from the coding sequence ATGTCGCTGGTCGTCATTAATGCCGTAAAGAAAAGTTTCGGACCTAACGAGGTGCTGCGTGGCATCACCACCACCGTCGATCGCGGCGATATCGTCACCATTATCGGCAAAAGTGGATCGGGAAAAAGTACGCTGCTGCGTTGCATTAACGGGCTGGAGAAACCGGACAGCGGCAGCATTCACGTCGGCGGCCTGCCAGTGGGAGGGTCCCCCGCCGAGTTACAGAAGCTGCGCCAGAATGTCGGCATGGTGTTTCAGAGCTTCAACCTGTTTCCCCATCTGACGGCCGCAGAGAACGTGACGCTGGCACCGTTGCTGACCCGCCGCATCACCAAAGCCGAAGCGCCCGCGTTGGCAAAACGCCTGCTGGAACAAGTCGGGCTGGGGCAGAAACGTGATGCCTTTCCCTCGTCGCTGTCTGGCGGTCAGCAGCAGCGCGTGGCCATCGCCCGCGCGCTGGCCATGTCGCCGGAAGTGATGTTGTTCGATGAAGCCACCTCGGCACTCGACCCGGAGCTGGTGGGTGAGGTGCTGCGGGTGATGGAAGATCTGGCAAAGGAAGGCATGACGATGATTGCGGTGACCCATGAGATGGCGTTTGCCCGCAAGGTATCCAGCAAGGTGATTTTTATGCATCAGGGCGAGGTATGGGAGAGCGGCCCGCCTGCCGAGGTGTTTGGCGCTCCCCGCACCCCGGAATTACAACGCTTTGTACAAACCCCCGTTTAA
- a CDS encoding SDR family NAD(P)-dependent oxidoreductase: protein MKGLEQFSLQGKRALVTGSSRGIGFALASGLAQAGAQVTLCGRDAATLDNALIALRQIDPQAEAWPLDVSQPQAIRDFFARLPPFDVVINNAGTEQLCPSLDVDEALWQRIVDTNLKGAFFVAQAAARGMVGRGGAILNLCSLTSEVGVPGAAAYGASKSGLAGLTRTLATEWAGQGIRVNGLGPGYFSTDLTAEFYEDSVWCAAMLQKIPLGRFGELDDLVGTAIFLCSDASKYLTGQVIYVDGGYLAAI from the coding sequence ATGAAAGGATTAGAACAATTCTCGCTCCAGGGAAAACGCGCGCTGGTGACAGGCAGCTCACGCGGCATAGGCTTTGCGCTGGCGTCGGGTCTGGCGCAGGCGGGCGCACAGGTAACATTGTGTGGGCGCGATGCGGCCACGCTGGATAACGCGCTGATCGCGCTGCGCCAGATCGATCCACAAGCCGAAGCCTGGCCGCTGGATGTCTCACAACCACAGGCGATCCGCGATTTTTTTGCCCGCCTGCCGCCGTTTGATGTGGTGATCAACAACGCCGGGACTGAGCAACTGTGCCCGTCGCTCGACGTCGATGAAGCGCTGTGGCAACGCATCGTGGATACTAACCTGAAAGGCGCGTTTTTCGTCGCCCAGGCTGCCGCACGCGGTATGGTGGGGCGCGGCGGGGCGATCCTTAATCTCTGTTCGTTGACCAGCGAGGTTGGTGTGCCCGGTGCGGCCGCCTACGGTGCCTCGAAATCGGGGCTGGCGGGGTTAACCCGCACGCTGGCAACGGAGTGGGCCGGGCAGGGGATTCGGGTAAATGGTCTCGGACCAGGTTATTTCAGCACCGATCTGACTGCCGAATTCTATGAAGACAGCGTCTGGTGCGCTGCGATGCTGCAAAAAATCCCGCTTGGCCGCTTTGGTGAACTGGATGATTTGGTTGGCACCGCCATTTTCCTCTGCTCCGATGCGTCAAAGTATCTCACCGGACAGGTAATCTATGTCGATGGTGGTTATCTCGCGGCGATTTGA
- a CDS encoding ABC transporter permease yields MSSLKLDAVNRPSHARRRRWSLLTIGRAPSRGQFLSIAVAVFALLLISWWLATRNGTIPAIFLPGLDQVWQRMVRLAGDGTLWSDVQSSLYRIAIAFVISSLMSIVIGVLAGCYGLFKAIFEPLVDFIRYMPVVAFVPLTILWTGTDDVQKFLVIWIGTFFQQVLMMMDAVKRVPVDFIGLGRTLGMPDRKILLRIVLPAALPAIWDALRISLGWAWTWLVLAELVASTSGLGYRIVVSQRYFQTDTIIGYILLLGLLGLITDQLMRAAERVLFRYNRRRS; encoded by the coding sequence ATGAGTTCTTTAAAACTGGACGCCGTCAACCGTCCCTCTCATGCCCGGCGGCGTCGCTGGTCGCTGCTTACCATTGGTCGCGCCCCCTCACGGGGGCAGTTTCTCAGCATCGCCGTCGCGGTGTTTGCGCTGTTGCTGATCAGTTGGTGGCTGGCAACCCGAAACGGCACGATCCCGGCGATCTTTCTGCCGGGCCTTGATCAGGTCTGGCAACGCATGGTGCGCTTAGCCGGTGACGGCACCTTATGGAGCGATGTGCAGAGCAGCCTTTATCGCATCGCCATTGCTTTTGTGATCTCCTCGTTGATGTCGATTGTGATCGGTGTGCTGGCCGGGTGTTATGGCCTGTTCAAAGCCATTTTCGAACCGCTGGTGGATTTCATCCGCTATATGCCAGTGGTGGCGTTTGTACCGCTGACCATTTTGTGGACCGGCACCGACGATGTGCAGAAGTTTTTGGTGATCTGGATCGGCACCTTTTTCCAGCAGGTGCTGATGATGATGGATGCGGTGAAACGCGTACCGGTAGATTTTATTGGTCTGGGGCGCACCCTGGGTATGCCCGATCGCAAAATCCTGCTGCGCATTGTGTTACCCGCCGCCTTGCCCGCTATCTGGGATGCGCTGCGTATCAGTCTGGGCTGGGCATGGACCTGGCTGGTGCTGGCAGAGCTGGTGGCTTCCACCTCTGGCCTCGGCTACCGCATCGTGGTGTCCCAGCGCTACTTCCAGACCGACACCATTATCGGCTACATCCTGCTGCTGGGATTGTTGGGCCTGATCACCGACCAACTGATGCGCGCGGCTGAACGCGTGTTATTCCGCTACAACCGGAGGCGCTCCTGA
- a CDS encoding transporter substrate-binding domain-containing protein, which yields METIGKTLALVALCALPLLAQANSLDDIKSRGVLRVATTVDAAPWGFTDAAGKPTGLDVELAQKLADNMGVKLQLQQVTGANRIPYLMSRKVDVLIAALGSSPERAKLVNFSEPYAAVYLGVYGGSDVKKVTKLSDLGNATIAVPKGSTPDLTLSDQYPQGNYLRLEDTASAVSAFLAGQAPMFAENNLIAQKVAQENPAKHIELKYLLRKSPAYIAIRPGQPELMTAINQFIDKSTQDGELPALRQKWFNDAQNDLKTEQ from the coding sequence ATGGAAACAATCGGTAAAACCCTGGCGCTGGTGGCGCTGTGTGCCCTGCCGTTACTGGCGCAGGCCAACTCGCTCGATGACATCAAATCCCGTGGCGTACTGCGCGTGGCAACCACCGTGGATGCCGCGCCCTGGGGCTTCACCGATGCCGCCGGTAAACCCACCGGGCTGGATGTGGAGCTGGCGCAGAAACTGGCCGATAACATGGGAGTGAAGCTCCAGCTTCAACAAGTCACCGGTGCTAACCGTATTCCTTATCTGATGTCACGCAAAGTCGATGTGCTGATCGCCGCGCTCGGCTCCAGCCCGGAACGCGCCAAACTGGTGAACTTCTCGGAACCCTATGCGGCGGTGTATCTCGGCGTGTATGGCGGTAGCGATGTGAAAAAAGTCACCAAACTGAGCGATCTCGGCAATGCCACCATCGCGGTGCCCAAAGGCTCAACCCCGGATTTGACCCTCAGCGATCAGTACCCGCAGGGTAACTATCTGCGTCTGGAAGACACCGCGTCGGCGGTCAGCGCCTTTTTAGCCGGTCAGGCACCGATGTTCGCTGAAAATAACCTGATTGCGCAGAAAGTCGCACAGGAAAATCCGGCGAAGCATATCGAGCTGAAATACCTGCTGCGTAAAAGCCCGGCTTACATCGCGATACGTCCTGGTCAGCCGGAGCTGATGACCGCCATCAATCAGTTTATCGATAAAAGTACCCAGGACGGCGAGCTGCCTGCGCTGCGCCAGAAATGGTTTAACGATGCGCAAAACGACCTGAAAACGGAGCAGTAA
- a CDS encoding Hok/Gef family protein translates to MTRKVFIIVVLIILVTQKNLCEIRLRTGVAEVAVSMACSTLK, encoded by the coding sequence ATGACGAGGAAAGTCTTCATCATTGTGGTCCTTATCATTCTGGTGACGCAGAAGAATCTTTGCGAGATTCGATTGCGAACCGGAGTCGCGGAGGTCGCTGTTTCAATGGCATGTAGCACTCTGAAGTAA
- a CDS encoding amino acid ABC transporter permease, protein MRGLSLHDVWMIVSALRWTLLLALCTFACGAVIGLLVAMARTSHQRGLRAVAWFYVELIQGIPLLGMLFLLFFGMPVFLGIDVSSFTAALVAFSLSAGAFLGEIWRGSIVAVPQGQWEASLSLGISRLQMLRTVILPQALRLSLPPTVGFSVQLIKNTSLAALVGFVELTRSGQIVSGSTLQPLLIYLLVALCYFALCFPLARLSLHLEARFHVAGRH, encoded by the coding sequence ATGCGCGGTCTCTCTTTACATGATGTCTGGATGATCGTCAGCGCCCTGCGCTGGACGTTGTTGCTGGCACTCTGCACCTTTGCCTGTGGCGCGGTGATCGGGCTGCTGGTGGCGATGGCACGCACTTCCCATCAGCGCGGCTTGCGGGCTGTGGCCTGGTTTTATGTCGAACTGATCCAGGGCATCCCGCTGCTTGGCATGTTGTTCCTGCTGTTCTTCGGGATGCCGGTGTTTCTCGGTATAGACGTCAGCTCGTTTACCGCTGCGCTGGTCGCCTTCTCGCTCTCTGCCGGAGCCTTTCTCGGCGAGATCTGGCGCGGCAGCATTGTGGCGGTGCCGCAAGGACAATGGGAAGCCTCGTTGTCGTTGGGGATCTCGCGGTTGCAAATGCTGCGTACGGTGATCCTGCCGCAGGCGTTGCGCCTGTCGCTGCCGCCGACCGTGGGTTTCTCCGTTCAACTGATCAAAAACACCTCACTGGCGGCGCTGGTGGGCTTTGTGGAGCTGACCCGATCCGGGCAGATTGTCAGCGGCTCAACCCTGCAACCGCTGCTGATTTATCTGCTGGTGGCACTCTGTTATTTCGCGCTGTGCTTTCCGCTGGCGCGTCTCTCCCTTCACCTGGAGGCACGTTTCCATGTCGCTGGTCGTCATTAA
- a CDS encoding zinc-dependent alcohol dehydrogenase: MKAVRLAGIEQLSVAEVPAPTLAPGQVQIRVLAAGICGSDLHNYRTGKWFAHLPVTPGHEVMGEVMACAPDVSDFRPGDRVVADSRVWCGECPACARQHFNLCEKLGFVGEVCDGGFAEQTLLPARGLLQVTDDLPPQIAVLSEPLGVALRVVNQLQLAAGARVRVAGGGTIGGLVALLLHEVAHCQVQLVEPNAERYQRLANLVPLQPLGPFDFAVEATGINAVLSQLVEEISSGGRIALVGLFHHSADFDMNRLVEREIILVGCSVFRDEQRQALALLPQLADKLATLVAPAIGLDDVPGIYPHLIAGRSPWLKTVITP; the protein is encoded by the coding sequence ATGAAAGCTGTGCGGTTAGCAGGCATTGAGCAGTTGAGCGTGGCGGAGGTTCCTGCCCCCACGCTGGCGCCAGGTCAGGTGCAGATTCGTGTGCTGGCAGCGGGAATTTGTGGTTCCGATTTACATAACTACCGTACCGGCAAATGGTTTGCCCATCTGCCGGTGACACCGGGCCACGAGGTGATGGGCGAGGTGATGGCTTGCGCCCCGGACGTCAGCGATTTTCGTCCGGGCGATCGGGTCGTGGCGGACTCCCGCGTCTGGTGCGGTGAGTGCCCGGCCTGTGCCCGGCAGCACTTCAACCTGTGCGAGAAGCTGGGCTTTGTCGGGGAAGTGTGCGATGGCGGCTTCGCCGAGCAAACCCTGTTACCGGCGCGCGGATTGCTTCAGGTGACAGACGATTTGCCGCCGCAGATTGCAGTGCTCAGCGAACCGCTGGGCGTGGCGCTGCGGGTGGTGAACCAGTTGCAGCTTGCGGCAGGGGCGCGGGTGCGGGTCGCCGGGGGTGGCACCATCGGCGGGCTGGTCGCCTTGCTGCTGCACGAGGTGGCGCATTGCCAGGTGCAACTGGTTGAGCCAAATGCTGAACGTTACCAGCGGCTGGCAAACCTGGTCCCGTTGCAGCCACTCGGCCCTTTTGATTTTGCCGTGGAGGCCACCGGGATCAATGCGGTATTGAGCCAGTTGGTGGAAGAGATCAGCAGCGGGGGACGGATTGCGCTGGTGGGGTTATTCCACCATTCAGCGGATTTTGATATGAACCGCCTGGTGGAGCGGGAAATCATCCTGGTAGGTTGTAGCGTGTTTCGTGATGAACAACGCCAGGCGCTGGCCTTGCTGCCACAGTTGGCGGATAAACTGGCGACGCTGGTCGCGCCTGCCATCGGCCTTGATGACGTGCCGGGCATCTACCCACATTTGATTGCTGGTCGCAGCCCCTGGTTAAAAACGGTGATCACCCCATGA
- a CDS encoding ABC transporter substrate-binding protein produces MLSLRTLKTTLAAACCFGLIASASSLAAPAPEAGTLKMGIEPWLGYGQWHVATAHNLYKQQGLDNVEVINFAEDKDINAALASGQIDAANIATHTAMGMISAGLPVKVVLLLDRSQTADAMLVSKDVTSLKDLKGKQVAYEEGTTSDILLRSALAKAGLKYSDIKPVPMPASSAGSALIAKRVPVAVTYEPYLSVAMKGDPSLKMLYSGASDPGLISDVLVVRDDVIKNKPGQIAALIKTWDAAVAHYQANTTADRAIIAKAVGASVEDLNTAFDGVKYYTLAENKAVLGGEYSTTTFPHVLKAATEAGIISQPVTPAQVIDASFVNAQ; encoded by the coding sequence ATGCTATCTCTGCGTACGTTGAAAACGACCCTTGCGGCGGCCTGTTGTTTTGGTTTGATCGCGTCTGCCAGCAGTCTGGCCGCACCGGCACCGGAAGCAGGCACGTTAAAGATGGGGATTGAACCCTGGCTGGGTTACGGCCAATGGCATGTGGCCACGGCACACAACCTGTATAAGCAGCAGGGATTAGACAACGTTGAGGTGATTAACTTCGCGGAAGATAAAGATATTAACGCCGCGCTGGCGAGTGGTCAGATTGATGCCGCCAACATTGCCACACACACCGCCATGGGCATGATCTCCGCCGGGCTGCCGGTCAAAGTGGTCCTGTTACTGGACCGCAGTCAGACCGCCGATGCGATGCTGGTTTCCAAAGATGTCACTTCGTTAAAAGACCTGAAAGGGAAGCAGGTCGCCTATGAAGAAGGCACCACCAGCGACATTTTGCTGCGCAGCGCGCTGGCCAAGGCGGGTCTGAAGTACAGTGATATCAAACCGGTGCCGATGCCGGCGTCGTCTGCCGGTAGCGCGTTGATCGCTAAACGCGTCCCGGTCGCGGTGACCTACGAACCTTATCTTTCGGTAGCGATGAAGGGGGATCCCAGCCTGAAGATGCTCTACAGCGGTGCATCTGACCCGGGTTTAATCAGCGACGTGCTGGTGGTACGTGATGACGTGATCAAAAACAAACCCGGCCAGATTGCCGCCCTGATTAAAACCTGGGATGCTGCCGTGGCGCATTATCAGGCCAATACTACGGCGGATCGCGCCATTATTGCTAAAGCGGTAGGTGCCAGCGTCGAGGATCTCAACACCGCGTTCGATGGCGTGAAATATTACACCCTGGCGGAGAACAAAGCGGTACTGGGCGGCGAATACAGCACCACCACCTTCCCGCATGTTCTGAAAGCGGCAACCGAAGCCGGGATTATCAGCCAACCGGTAACACCCGCGCAGGTGATTGACGCCAGCTTCGTTAACGCACAGTAA
- the hisD gene encoding histidinol dehydrogenase has product MSVTFHDLTQADTLPEALFKRTESDLSFFAARVTPIIEAVKNEGDAALIRFAREFDGVQPEHFSIRAEPEEFDAAFARMDPEVIESIRFSVENVRKFHEAQKPEEMWLKEMQPGVFAGDRHVPIDAVACYVPRGKGSFPSVLIMTTIPAVVAGVPRPVVITPPGPDGKVDDATLVAAKLVGITEIYKCGGAQGVAAVAYGTESVPKCLKIVGPGSPWVVAAKRQLTHLIDPGVPAGPSESIILADGSVDGALAALDLLIESEHGPDSSAYLVTSSRRVAEEAIAALPGYWAQQSEKRAEFSQAVLCGTHGGVVLTKDFATAVEFVNQYAPEHLEILAREPLAVMPQIRNAGEILLGQHTPITLGNFVLGPNAVLPTNGAAKTAGPLSVFDYMKRVSVGYVTSAGYDALATKAHRFALYEGFPGHALAVSDLRKTLMGEKDDR; this is encoded by the coding sequence ATGTCCGTAACTTTTCACGATTTAACCCAGGCCGACACCCTGCCGGAGGCGCTTTTTAAACGCACCGAGTCTGATCTCTCGTTCTTTGCTGCGCGCGTCACGCCGATTATCGAGGCGGTAAAAAACGAAGGGGATGCGGCGCTAATCCGCTTCGCGCGTGAATTTGATGGGGTGCAACCGGAACATTTCTCGATTCGCGCTGAGCCTGAAGAGTTTGATGCCGCCTTTGCCCGAATGGACCCGGAGGTTATCGAGTCGATTCGTTTCTCGGTGGAGAACGTGCGTAAGTTTCATGAGGCGCAAAAACCGGAAGAGATGTGGCTGAAGGAGATGCAGCCAGGCGTATTTGCGGGCGATCGCCACGTCCCAATCGATGCCGTCGCCTGCTACGTGCCTCGCGGGAAAGGATCGTTTCCCAGCGTGCTGATTATGACCACCATTCCGGCGGTGGTAGCGGGAGTACCGCGTCCGGTGGTGATTACGCCACCGGGACCGGATGGCAAAGTGGATGACGCCACGCTGGTCGCAGCAAAACTGGTTGGCATCACCGAGATCTATAAATGCGGCGGCGCACAGGGCGTAGCGGCCGTGGCGTATGGTACGGAGAGCGTGCCGAAGTGCCTGAAAATTGTCGGCCCCGGCAGCCCGTGGGTGGTGGCGGCGAAACGTCAACTGACACATCTGATTGATCCCGGCGTCCCGGCTGGCCCCAGCGAGAGCATCATCCTGGCGGATGGCAGCGTCGATGGCGCGCTGGCCGCGTTAGATTTGCTGATTGAATCCGAACATGGCCCGGATTCTTCGGCGTATCTGGTCACCTCCAGCCGCCGCGTGGCGGAAGAGGCGATTGCCGCGCTGCCCGGCTACTGGGCGCAGCAGAGCGAGAAACGCGCGGAGTTTTCCCAGGCGGTGCTGTGCGGCACACATGGCGGCGTGGTGCTGACCAAAGACTTCGCCACTGCGGTTGAATTCGTTAATCAGTACGCGCCAGAGCATCTGGAGATTCTGGCGCGTGAACCGCTGGCGGTCATGCCGCAGATTCGTAATGCCGGAGAAATCCTGCTCGGACAGCACACCCCGATTACCCTCGGTAACTTTGTGCTCGGCCCGAATGCGGTGTTACCCACCAACGGTGCAGCGAAAACCGCCGGGCCGCTGTCGGTGTTTGATTATATGAAACGTGTCTCGGTCGGCTATGTTACTTCGGCGGGTTACGATGCACTGGCAACCAAAGCCCATCGCTTCGCGCTGTATGAAGGATTCCCCGGTCATGCACTGGCGGTGTCCGACCTGCGTAAAACGCTGATGGGAGAGAAGGATGACCGCTGA
- a CDS encoding RidA family protein: MNTSVATPLSPTDCRLSDHLHTLGIELPPVPTPVANFVTWRVFGNFLYLSGQGPLEANGHLHTGKVGDEVSVEDAYQHARLTGLNLLAVARQATGDLGAIKSVVKLLGWVNAQDSFQQHPQVINGCSDLFVEVFGEQIGRGARSAIGAGSLPQNQTVEIEAILELEEAVADGLRV; encoded by the coding sequence ATGAACACCTCCGTCGCAACGCCATTATCCCCCACTGATTGCCGCTTGAGCGACCATTTGCACACGCTGGGCATTGAACTTCCCCCGGTGCCGACACCGGTCGCCAATTTTGTCACCTGGCGGGTATTTGGCAACTTTCTTTATCTCTCCGGCCAGGGGCCGCTGGAAGCCAATGGACATCTGCATACCGGCAAAGTGGGCGATGAAGTGAGCGTGGAGGATGCGTATCAGCACGCACGCCTGACCGGTCTTAATCTGTTGGCCGTCGCCCGTCAGGCCACTGGCGATCTCGGTGCGATTAAAAGCGTGGTCAAGTTGCTGGGTTGGGTCAACGCGCAGGATAGCTTTCAGCAACATCCGCAGGTGATTAACGGCTGTTCCGATCTGTTTGTCGAGGTGTTTGGCGAGCAGATTGGGCGCGGAGCACGTTCTGCCATCGGCGCAGGATCGCTGCCGCAGAACCAGACGGTCGAAATCGAAGCCATTCTCGAACTTGAGGAGGCGGTTGCCGATGGATTACGTGTTTGA
- a CDS encoding amino acid ABC transporter permease, with the protein MDYVFDFASLLPYRDVLAKGLMETALYALLSILFGLCIGAVCALTLVYARTAWRRLVRGYVEFFRNTPSLVQLFLIYFGLPSLGLHLSPPVAGIIALSLYCGAYMTEILRAGLISLPRGLSEAGEALGLSKRQIITHVLTLPAMQNVFPALASQMVLTLIGTSLISQIGVEEIFHSGSFVDSRTFRSFEIYLLICGLYFFAVSLMKVLLRMVWYRFQARR; encoded by the coding sequence ATGGATTACGTGTTTGATTTTGCCTCGCTGCTGCCGTACCGCGATGTACTGGCAAAGGGGCTGATGGAAACCGCCCTCTATGCCCTGCTGTCGATCCTGTTTGGGTTGTGTATCGGTGCGGTCTGTGCGTTGACGCTGGTGTATGCCCGCACCGCCTGGCGGCGACTGGTGCGCGGTTATGTGGAGTTTTTTCGCAATACCCCATCGCTGGTGCAACTGTTTTTGATTTACTTCGGCCTGCCCAGTCTCGGCTTGCATCTCTCGCCGCCGGTCGCCGGGATCATCGCCCTGTCGCTGTATTGCGGCGCCTATATGACGGAGATCCTGCGCGCCGGGCTGATTTCGCTGCCACGCGGTTTAAGCGAGGCCGGTGAAGCGCTTGGGCTATCAAAACGCCAGATCATCACCCATGTACTGACGCTCCCGGCGATGCAGAACGTGTTCCCGGCGCTCGCCAGCCAGATGGTGCTGACGCTCATCGGCACCAGCCTGATTTCGCAAATTGGCGTGGAAGAGATCTTCCACAGTGGCAGCTTTGTTGACTCACGTACCTTTCGCAGCTTTGAAATCTATCTGCTGATTTGCGGCCTCTACTTCTTCGCCGTCAGCCTGATGAAAGTGTTGCTGCGCATGGTGTGGTATCGCTTTCAGGCGCGGAGGTAA
- a CDS encoding ABC transporter ATP-binding protein, with protein MATLTLSKLEKSFPLGKTQRRVLHGIDLTLNDNEFVSIVGASGCGKSTLLSIAAGLEEFEGGDVLVDGRSITGPGLDRGVVFQSYTLLPWLTARQNIEFALKAAGTPAKQCREIAQQHLELVRLENAGDRWPGELSGGMKQRVAIARALSYRPKILLMDEPFGALDAMTRHQMQQLLIEIWEKHRLTVMFVTHDIEEAVWLSDRIVVMGQGVIDSTFPVNLPRPRHEEMSRDPEFIDLQHRVLSRIRQPLATH; from the coding sequence ATGGCCACGCTGACCTTATCCAAACTGGAAAAAAGTTTCCCACTGGGCAAAACCCAACGGCGAGTGCTGCATGGGATTGATTTAACCCTGAACGATAACGAATTTGTCTCGATTGTCGGCGCATCCGGCTGTGGCAAAAGTACCCTGTTGTCAATTGCCGCCGGGTTAGAGGAGTTCGAAGGCGGTGATGTGCTGGTGGATGGGCGATCCATCACCGGACCGGGGTTGGATCGCGGCGTGGTGTTTCAATCCTACACCTTGCTGCCGTGGCTAACCGCACGGCAAAACATTGAGTTTGCCCTGAAGGCGGCGGGCACCCCGGCAAAGCAATGCCGTGAGATTGCCCAGCAACATCTCGAACTGGTTCGGCTGGAGAATGCCGGTGACCGCTGGCCGGGTGAACTTTCCGGTGGCATGAAACAACGTGTGGCGATTGCGCGCGCGCTGTCGTATCGCCCGAAAATTCTGCTGATGGACGAACCCTTTGGCGCGCTGGATGCCATGACCCGCCATCAGATGCAGCAGTTACTGATTGAAATCTGGGAAAAACATCGCCTGACGGTGATGTTTGTTACCCATGACATTGAAGAAGCGGTGTGGCTCTCCGATCGCATCGTGGTAATGGGACAGGGCGTTATCGACAGCACCTTCCCGGTGAATCTCCCCCGACCACGACATGAAGAAATGAGCCGCGATCCCGAGTTCATTGATTTGCAGCACCGGGTGTTGTCACGCATTCGTCAGCCCCTCGCGACCCACTGA
- a CDS encoding FadR/GntR family transcriptional regulator: MNSTDDISQRIVGHDKTAAVSVYRSIMQAIREGDLKAGDKLPNERELARRFATSRSTIRNVLAMMSTQGLVTRKVGSGSYLSENLNQQLSDTDRPVAAWHKEVPTYSEILEGRLLFEPMMMTLVTARATEEDFAKMRHHLQGIRETQEWLQYKEHIYAVHQAMFAATRNRFLIQIFDNVIADRRAVQYDGQHSLHSAVSDIVREQTLRELTPLVEALEARDGKLAQKRADDYFTRILASLSVYG, translated from the coding sequence ATGAACAGCACTGATGACATCTCCCAACGCATTGTCGGCCACGATAAAACCGCCGCCGTGAGCGTGTACCGCTCAATTATGCAGGCCATCCGTGAGGGGGATTTAAAAGCGGGGGATAAATTACCCAACGAGCGCGAGCTGGCGCGCCGCTTTGCGACCTCACGCAGCACCATTCGCAACGTGTTGGCGATGATGTCGACGCAGGGATTAGTCACGCGTAAGGTGGGGAGCGGCTCGTACCTGTCGGAAAACCTGAACCAACAGTTGAGCGACACCGACCGCCCGGTGGCCGCCTGGCACAAAGAAGTGCCGACTTACAGCGAAATCCTCGAAGGACGCCTGTTGTTCGAGCCGATGATGATGACGCTGGTCACTGCCCGCGCGACCGAAGAGGACTTCGCCAAAATGCGCCACCATTTGCAGGGCATTCGTGAAACGCAGGAGTGGCTGCAATATAAAGAACATATTTACGCGGTGCACCAGGCGATGTTTGCCGCGACGCGTAACCGCTTCCTGATTCAGATCTTCGATAACGTGATCGCCGACCGTCGCGCGGTGCAGTATGACGGGCAACATTCGTTGCATTCGGCGGTGAGCGACATCGTGCGCGAGCAAACGTTGCGGGAGCTGACGCCGCTGGTGGAAGCTCTGGAGGCGCGCGATGGTAAGCTGGCCCAGAAACGGGCGGATGACTACTTTACCCGGATTCTCGCGTCATTAAGTGTTTATGGGTAA